One Deltaproteobacteria bacterium genomic window, TGAAATAGCCCCTGCAACTCAGATCATCAAGTCAGATAGTAACAATCTCAGTCTGTGCAGAAACAGGGGGATTGAGGCCTCAAAAGGGGAACTCATATTTTTCCCCGATGACGACGCGACCATCCCTGAAGCGTTCTTTGAAAAAGTTGTGGCCCGCTTTGAGAAGGATGGGGACACAGATTTCATCAGCCTACCCTTGCTGGAATGTGAATCGTCTTCCAGCAAAGATGAAAGGGATATATTTATAACCGAGAGGAACGCAAACTTACTGACAACGGCCTCGAGCGTGATATACAGGAGAAAGGTCATAGATAATACCGGACCTTTCGATGTACAGCTCGGCCTCGGTGGAGAGTTCGAAGCTGCAGAAGACCTCGATTACGTTCTCAGGGTGCTCTACAAAGAGTTTCACGGCTATTATCACCAGGGAACATTCGTGGTCCATAATAATCCTCTGACCCTTTACGATGTCAGTGCTGCCGAGCGGGCATACAGATATAACAGAGGTTATGGAGCCTGTGTTAAAAAACATTGGAAGCGTTACAACAACGCCAGTCTTCTCAGGCAGTCAGCCATCGATTCCCTCAAAAATATCATGGGAATGATACGCTATTTTCTTTCAGATCCGGGCAGATCGAGATATAATTTACTCAGCCTTAGAGGTAAGGTGGATGGTTTCAGAAGATACCGTTGAACCCCATAGAACTCCTTTTCACAAACAATGTAAATAGCCACTTCAGCAGACAGGGGATAGATTCTTCCCCGCATTTTAAGAATCCCTTCCGTTCGTGTTCATGGATTTACCGATTTACCCCTGACTCATAAGAATATCTGAGGCCCCAGTTGATGTCTTCTGAAACGATGCGCCAAGCTCCACCCTGTGAAACAAGATCATCTCACGAGGAAGAAGGAATAATCTTGTCAGCGTTATGATCAAAAAATTTCGATGTATTTAAATCTGACCCTCCTGACCGGTTATGACAGGACAATTTTCCTCTTATTTGTGGGGTCTACTTTGTGTTCCCATGATAACCTTCTCCTGTCGAGAGCCTCTCGAACTACCCGTAAGTGATTTTCAGACTGCAGTTGATAGTCGAGGACGGACGTGTTGTCCCCGTGAATTCTGTAGCAGTAGAGGACTTTTTTCAGGTGGGAAAAGCTGGTGACCTCACTCAGTTTAAGATACATATCATAATCAACAGCGTTTTTAATCTCCCTGTGAAATCCTGGCGTTCTATGCCAGTAAAGGCTCCTGAACATTCTGAAATGATGAACAATCATAGACTCGAGAAGGATAATCGGGTCATAATCGGGCCATGAAAACCCGGCGCAGACAAATTCTCCCTTTTCATTAATGATTTCATAATTGGAATAAACAAGGCCGAACTCAGGATGTTTTTCGAGAAAACCAACGGTAATCTCGACAGCTTCCGGTTTAAGCACATCGTCACTATCGAGCTGGCCTACAAACTCTCCCCGGCACATTCTCACCGCACGATTTGAAGCACCACCTATTCCCGCATGGGGAATCCGCTCTATTCTTATCTTCTCATGCTTGCTGTACTCTTTATGCAAGAACTCGTATGTCCCATCTGTCGACCCATCATCGCAAATACACAATTCCCAATCATCATACGTTTGTAAGATAACGCTCTCTATTGCCTCGCTGATAAATTTTTTTGAATTGTACGAGGGCATATAAATTGAAACTCTCGGAACAAATCCGTTCTTCCTTCTTTCTCTCCTCATGACGGGAATCTTTCTCTCAAGGAGATTTTGCGTTTTTTCCCTTCCCTCTTCTCTCTTCGCCACATCGGGGTGATTTTGATGAAATGCCCGAGCAGAATTTTCGGGAATGATGTAGGCACCTTTCAGATACATCCTGTAAAAAAACTCGATATCTTCTCCGCCCCAGAATGTGAACTCCTCATCGAAAAGCCCCGCTTTCACCGCATATGCTTTACGGAAAGATACATTCCCTCCAGAGGCATAGCGATAGGGCTCCAGGGACTTTCTCAAAAAATCTGTCTTTTTATAAATTCTATCTCGCCAATCCAGATACGGCTCGTCTTCGTCTCTGATACTTTCGGGCGCCATGGCCCGTCTCCTGGCAAATTGACTCCTTACTTCCTTCTCGATTTCAGAGGGCTCCAATCCGGCAGGATCGATAAATCCTCTGTCTCCTACCACGACAATGTTATTGTTGCATACATGAAACCACTGTGCGTGCGAGCTTACAAACTCGGGAACCGGTATCATGTCGCAATCGAGGAGGATAACCACTTCGTTCGTCGACTCACTGATGCCCAGATTCCTTACAGCTGCGAGGCGGTAACCCTCATCATCCTGTTTGACATGACGCACATTCAAAACATTTTCGTACTGAGAGATAATATTTTCATAACCTTCACTGCTTCCATCATCGGCAACGATTATTTCCATGAGATCACGGGGATAGTCCTGATACGTAAGTCCTCGAAGACTCCTATCGAGTTCAACTGGCCTGTTATACACGGGGATTACTATCGAAACAGCTATTTTCGGCGTAAATGTTCTTTCCCGTAGAGCAGATTCGATAAGGGAATAGTCATTAGGAAAGCCTATTTCATAGGGAAAAACTCTGACTTTTTTTAAATTTTTCCTTTTTGCCTTCAGAGAAACATACCTTCTTACCTTTTCGTATATATTTACGGCGCTGTTCTTGGCAATCTTCAGTCCATCTAACGGCTCTAACTCGCCTTTGCAAAGATAATACTTCCCGCGAAACGGATGCATGGCGATATAGAGCAAAAGCTTGCTGTACGATTGGATGACGACAACCTCTTCCTTTCGGTTTGCCAGCAACTCCCTCGATAGGTACCGTAGGGGATTTTTCCTGCAAATTTTTACTCCCTTAGCTCTTAACCTCTCCTTTATATCGTTGCCAACCTCCCTGGATTCGATGAGAAATACGTTCTCCATGAAATTCTCAGATGAAAGAAGGAGTTCTCTTATAATGCTTTCATCGAGCATACCGACAAACAGATATTCTCCTGGCCTCACCATGCCAGACCTCTTAATGCCTTCACTTTCAATGAAAAAGTCTAATCCGACCATAACCGACACTTGGACGATTTACAGATGGGTATCTTATTCGATAGATTATATTTACTATTTCGATCGTCCTTTCCCTTTTGAAAATATAGCCCTCTTCACCATTTTCAACATATTTACAATTGGTTCAGGAAAATGTGTGACTATTACATTTATCAATGAAAGCCTTGA contains:
- a CDS encoding glycosyltransferase is translated as MVRPGEYLFVGMLDESIIRELLLSSENFMENVFLIESREVGNDIKERLRAKGVKICRKNPLRYLSRELLANRKEEVVVIQSYSKLLLYIAMHPFRGKYYLCKGELEPLDGLKIAKNSAVNIYEKVRRYVSLKAKRKNLKKVRVFPYEIGFPNDYSLIESALRERTFTPKIAVSIVIPVYNRPVELDRSLRGLTYQDYPRDLMEIIVADDGSSEGYENIISQYENVLNVRHVKQDDEGYRLAAVRNLGISESTNEVVILLDCDMIPVPEFVSSHAQWFHVCNNNIVVVGDRGFIDPAGLEPSEIEKEVRSQFARRRAMAPESIRDEDEPYLDWRDRIYKKTDFLRKSLEPYRYASGGNVSFRKAYAVKAGLFDEEFTFWGGEDIEFFYRMYLKGAYIIPENSARAFHQNHPDVAKREEGREKTQNLLERKIPVMRRERRKNGFVPRVSIYMPSYNSKKFISEAIESVILQTYDDWELCICDDGSTDGTYEFLHKEYSKHEKIRIERIPHAGIGGASNRAVRMCRGEFVGQLDSDDVLKPEAVEITVGFLEKHPEFGLVYSNYEIINEKGEFVCAGFSWPDYDPIILLESMIVHHFRMFRSLYWHRTPGFHREIKNAVDYDMYLKLSEVTSFSHLKKVLYCYRIHGDNTSVLDYQLQSENHLRVVREALDRRRLSWEHKVDPTNKRKIVLS
- a CDS encoding glycosyltransferase, whose protein sequence is MKFSVVIATYNREALLKNLLRSLQNQTCSDMEIIIIDQNRDDKVNQTINLFPEIAPATQIIKSDSNNLSLCRNRGIEASKGELIFFPDDDATIPEAFFEKVVARFEKDGDTDFISLPLLECESSSSKDERDIFITERNANLLTTASSVIYRRKVIDNTGPFDVQLGLGGEFEAAEDLDYVLRVLYKEFHGYYHQGTFVVHNNPLTLYDVSAAERAYRYNRGYGACVKKHWKRYNNASLLRQSAIDSLKNIMGMIRYFLSDPGRSRYNLLSLRGKVDGFRRYR